The following proteins are encoded in a genomic region of Maribacter hydrothermalis:
- a CDS encoding creatininase family protein has translation MIRPYILAETNWEHLKDEQIDLAILPWGATEAHNYHLPYGTDNYQAQSMIESAAKLSWEKGKKVIVLPTIPYGVNTGQKDIYLDMNLNPSTQLAILKDLVTVLNRQGIYKLLLFNGHGGNNFKPIVRELGLLFPKMFISFCFFPPMLDKSLYFKEKGDHADEMETSLMLYLRPDLVLPKEKWGSGSSKSFKIQAINEGWAWAERQWSKVSSDTGIGNPEFATAEKGERFFHDVCYKLDELLCDLCDADIDDLYE, from the coding sequence ATGATAAGACCTTACATACTTGCAGAAACCAATTGGGAGCACTTAAAAGATGAACAAATAGATTTGGCAATTTTGCCTTGGGGAGCTACAGAGGCTCATAATTATCACTTACCCTATGGCACCGATAATTATCAAGCGCAGAGTATGATAGAATCAGCTGCTAAATTATCTTGGGAAAAAGGTAAAAAAGTTATTGTTCTGCCTACAATCCCTTATGGAGTGAATACAGGACAGAAAGATATTTATTTGGATATGAATCTTAATCCATCTACACAACTGGCCATTCTAAAAGATTTAGTGACAGTTTTAAATAGGCAAGGTATTTACAAATTGTTATTGTTTAATGGTCATGGTGGCAACAATTTTAAACCGATCGTTAGAGAATTAGGTCTGTTGTTTCCTAAAATGTTCATCAGCTTTTGCTTTTTTCCACCCATGCTCGATAAATCGTTATATTTCAAAGAAAAAGGCGACCATGCCGATGAGATGGAAACTAGTTTAATGCTATACCTAAGACCAGATTTGGTATTGCCAAAAGAAAAATGGGGTAGTGGAAGTTCTAAATCTTTTAAAATACAAGCGATTAATGAAGGTTGGGCTTGGGCAGAAAGACAATGGTCAAAAGTAAGTAGCGACACCGGTATTGGTAATCCAGAATTTGCTACGGCAGAAAAGGGAGAACGTTTTTTCCATGATGTTTGCTATAAATTGGATGAATTATTATGTGATTTATGTGATGCAGATATTGATGATCTATATGAATAA
- a CDS encoding dienelactone hydrolase family protein: MKPLKKEDIKQEVFDLYDAYAHNKLERRDFVQKLSMYAVGGITVPSLMSFLMPDYENTFLVDKNNPDLDSGFITYNSAKGCGEIKALLSKPKSAEDKLPGIVVVHENRGLNPYIEDTARRAALAGFITIAPDALSPLGGYPGNDDEGREMQRKRDRDEMLEDFIAAFEYLKNHEGCNGKIGVVGFCFGGWISNMMAVKVPDLAAAVPFYGGQPTEGIENINAPLMLQFAGLDERVNAGWPAYEKALNEHGKENVAYFYPDVNHGFHNTSTPRYDEPAAELAWSRTIEFFKEKLV; this comes from the coding sequence TATGACGCGTATGCGCATAATAAACTAGAACGACGGGACTTTGTGCAAAAACTATCCATGTACGCCGTAGGTGGTATTACGGTGCCTTCGTTAATGAGTTTTTTAATGCCCGATTATGAGAATACATTTTTAGTAGATAAAAATAATCCGGATTTAGATTCAGGGTTTATCACCTATAATTCGGCTAAAGGTTGTGGCGAGATAAAGGCATTGCTTTCTAAGCCAAAATCAGCAGAAGATAAGTTGCCAGGTATCGTAGTTGTTCATGAAAACAGAGGGTTAAATCCGTATATAGAAGATACTGCAAGAAGAGCGGCATTGGCAGGTTTTATAACTATTGCTCCAGATGCATTAAGCCCTTTGGGTGGCTACCCTGGTAATGATGACGAAGGTAGGGAAATGCAAAGAAAACGGGATAGAGATGAAATGCTAGAAGATTTTATAGCAGCATTTGAGTATTTAAAGAATCACGAGGGTTGCAATGGAAAAATTGGTGTAGTAGGTTTTTGTTTCGGTGGATGGATTTCAAACATGATGGCAGTAAAAGTGCCAGATTTGGCAGCTGCTGTGCCATTTTACGGAGGCCAGCCAACGGAAGGCATAGAAAATATTAATGCCCCGTTAATGTTGCAATTTGCAGGTCTAGACGAACGTGTAAACGCCGGATGGCCAGCTTATGAAAAAGCGTTAAATGAACATGGAAAAGAAAATGTGGCATACTTCTACCCAGATGTAAATCATGGTTTCCACAATACGTCTACACCTAGGTATGATGAACCTGCAGCGGAATTGGCTTGGTCACGTACCATTGAATTTTTTAAAGAAAAGTTAGTGTAA
- a CDS encoding lmo0937 family membrane protein, which translates to MRSLLWLVAVICIIIWLLGMLGIVPGLATGSLVHILLVIAVIVILYNIISGKKVL; encoded by the coding sequence ATGAGAAGTCTATTATGGTTAGTAGCAGTTATTTGTATAATTATATGGTTATTGGGAATGTTAGGTATTGTGCCTGGTCTTGCAACGGGTAGTTTGGTACACATTTTATTGGTAATTGCGGTTATTGTTATTCTTTACAATATTATATCAGGTAAAAAGGTATTATAA